GAACAGAAGACCCATCGCGATCGACCAGCCCATGGTGTCCAGGTGGATCGCCCAAAAGCCCATTTCACTCGCCTCTTCGGCGCTATGCGCCAGCGACCAGCCGTTGACCGGATGATGACCAAAGGTCAGATTCTGCAAGTGGTGCTGGATATAGTAAGTCGTCGAGACTTCGTTACCTGCGGCCATGGAGATGTCACCTCAATCAGTTGTACGGCGTTTCAGCATTAACCAGGGCGCCAGCCAATGCGTCAGTATCACCGCAACATAAGCGCTAAAAAATAAAGTAGGGTTTGAGGGAGGCACTGCCACGAAGACCAGCGTGAAAAGTGCCACCGTCAAACCAAACTTGCCTGCCTCGGCGCGCAGCAGGTGCGTGGCGCCGGCTCGGCGGCCACGAGTGCGAAGAAACCCCATTCGCTGTATGAAAAACGCGTGCGGCAGTATCGCCACCAGCGCCCCGGTCACCACTGAAACGCTGCCGGATAAACCGGCCACCGGGTACGCAAGCGCCGCGCCGAGTAGCATGATGGCTAACTGAGCGAGCGTGAGCTGAACGATATAGGTTCTGCGCCGCTGCGTTTCGAATCGCTGCATAGCCCCCGGCCCAACCCCTCGGCACTTGCGTGTCAGCATCGAAGGCTGAAGCCGTGGCGTTCGCTGTTTTACTCTTTGCCGTTCCGTTACTGCGAACAACCTGCACAAATCTTGCGCGATTATAGGGAAGCGCTATCACACCTTCAACCGAAGTTGCGTCTAATTTGCGGGTTTACGCGCGCAGTTGCGACCAAAGCGCTAAAAATAGGGGCTAACGTGTGGCTATTTAATGAGCCTGCTATTTATCCATCAGCCCGTTATTTGATGTGTCCGAGAATACCGTCGAGCTCTTCGAGGCTGGTGTAACGGATGGTGACCTTGCCCTTGCCGCGCTGACCGTGATCGATGGATACCGGCGCGCCAAGCAGCTCGCCGAGCTGAGTCTCGAGCCGCGTGACGTCCGCGGTCTTTTTCGAGCGTTTGGGCGCGGCCCTGGCGGCTTCGTCGCTGCCGAGCTTTTTGACCAGCGCTTCGGTGGCGCGCACGGTCAGGTCGTTATTGACCACTTCATGGGCAATGCGCCGCTGCTGGGCACTGGTGAGCGATAAAAGCGCGCGGGCGTGACCCATGTCGAGATCACCGCGCTCCAGAAGCGTTTGCACCTCGTTGTCCAGACTCAAAAGCCGCAACAGGTTCGCCACCTGAGTACGCGACTTGCCGACCGCATCGGCGATCTGCTGCTGGGTGAGTTCGAACTCGTCGCCCAGGCGCTTGAGCGCGATCGCCTCTTCCACCGCATTGAGGTTTTCACGCTGGATGTTCTCGATCAAAGCGAGTGCCAGCGCGACTTCGTCGCTGACGTCACGAATGACCGCGGGGATGACGTCGAGCTCGGCGAGCTGGGCCGCGCGCCAGCGCCGCTCGCCGGCGATGATCTCGTAGCGGGACTGCCCGACCGGGCGTACCACGATCGGCTGCATCACGCCCTGGGCGCGGATCGAGTCAGCGAGCTCCTCGAGGGCTTCGGGCTGGATATCGCGGCGGGGCTGGTATTTACCGCGGCTCAGTTGACCAAGCGGCAAACGCTCGAGACGCTCGTTGTCGGTGGCCTCGACGACCACGCTCGACGGCGCTGTATCGACGCTTTCAAACGTTTCCTCACTGGTGAGATCCAGACTGTCACGACGACGTGCGCCCGCTCCAATGAGGGCGTCCAGGCCACGTCCTAGCGCGCGTTTACGCGTCATGCGCTTCCCCTTAAACGTTGAGTCAAACCCCGGCCGTCAGGCGCTAAAGCGCCAGCTTGCGAATCATCTCTTTGGCGAGCACGCGATACGCCTGGCTGCCCCGCGAAAAGCGTGCGTAGTGGGTGACCGGCAGGCCGTGGCTCGGCGCTTCGGCCACCTTCACGTTGCGCGGAATGGTGGTCTTCAAAAGCGCGTCGCCGAAAAAGTCGCGCAGCTGCTTGTCCACTTCGCGGGTCAGGCTCGTGCGCTTATCGTACATGGTGCGCAATATACCGGAAATCGCGAGCTCCGGATTGACGCTCTCCTTGATCTGCTCGACGGTATCCAGAAGCGCCGACAGGCCTTCCAACGCGTAGAACTCGCACTGCAGCGGAATCAGCACGCCGTGAGCGGCGGTCAGTGCGTTGACGGTCAGCATGTTGAGCGACGGCGGGCAGTCGATCAGCACCACGTCGTAGTTCTCGGCCACCGTGCTGAGCGCGGTGGAGAGTCGGCTCTGGCGCTCATCGCGATCCAGCAGTTCGACCTCCGCGGCGGTCAGATCACCATTACCCGGCAGCACGTCGAAGTTGACCGGCAGATTCCTGATGATCGCCTCGTGAGCGCTGGCCTCACCGAGCAGGACATCCAGCACGCTCTTGTCCAGATCGTACTTGTCGATGCCGCTGCCCATGCTGGCGTGGCCCTGGGGGTCGAGATCCACCAGCAGCACGCGGCGGTCGAGACTCGCCAGGCTCGCCGCGAGATTGACGGCCGAGGTGGATTTGCCCACGCCGCCTTTTTGGTTGGTCAGGGCAATGATCTGGCTCACTACAAGGCTCCTTCAGGGGTCAAAATCAACAGCTGCCGTATTGCCGTCTCATAGGGAATGGGCAGCCGATGCCGCGCCGTCAGCACGATATCGGCGGGAAGTGCACTGAGTTCATCGTCGGCGCCGGGGCCTTTCATGGCCAGCCACTGCCCGCTGGGCTCCACCAGCGTTCGGGTCAGGTCGATAAAGTCGACCAGGCTTGCAAACGCGCGGGAGACGACCTGATCGAAGGTGCGCTCGCCAAAGGCCTCGACCCGTACCTGGGTCGGGGTCGCGTTGTCGATCGAAAGCTCCATGATCGCCTGGCGTTGAAAGCGCACTTTCTTGCCGTTGCTGTCGACCAGCGTGACCTGAACGTCGGGCTTCAAAATGGCGATGACCAGGCCTGGAAGGCCTGGGCCTGCGCCAACGTCGAGCAGCGTGTCGCCGTGCACGAAAGGTGCAATGGCGGCGCTATCCAGCACGTGGCGCGAGACCATCTCGACCGGGTCGCGCACTGCGGTGAGGTTATAAGCCCGGTTCCACTTGTGCAACAGCGCCACCAGGGCCAGAAGCCGCTCGCGCTGGGAAGCGCTGACCTCGAGGCCGAGGGTCTCGAGGCCGCTGTCCAGCCGGGTGGCAACGTCAGCGGGCAGGTCGTTCAAAAGCGGGGACAGCGAACTCATCCGTTCGCCACCTCGGCGCTGCCAACCAGGCGGCGCTTTTTCAGATGGATCAAAAGAATCGAGACCGCCGCTGGCGTCACGCCGGAGATACGCGCTGCGTGGGCCAGGGTTTCCGGGCGGGCGTCCATGAGCTTCTGGCGAATTTCGTTGGAGAGGCCCTCGACCTTCTGATAGTCGAGCTCGGCCGGCAGCGGCGTATTTTCGTGGCGCTTGAGCTTGTCGATCTCGTCCTGCTGACGATCGATATAGCCCTGGTACTTGGCGTGGATCTGGACCTGCTCGGCCACGGCGCCGCTTTGCACTGCCTCGCTTTCAAGCCCGGGAAGTGTTGCGATATCGGCGTAGGTCAGCTCCGGGCGTTTCAGAAGATCCGCCAGCGAGTACTCGCGATTGAGCGGGTGGCCGGTTTTCTCGGCGACTTTCTCGGCGGCGGCGGTGTTGGGCTGTACCCATACCGACTTGAGCCGTGCGCTTTCGCGCTCGATCGACTCACGCTTTTCGCTGAACGCCTGAAAGCGAGCATCGTCGACCAGGCCAAGCTCGCGGCCCTTCTCGGTCAGGCGCAAATCCGCGTTGTCTTCACGCAGCATCAGACGATACTCCGCGCGTGAAGTGAACATGCGGTAGGGCTCCTTGGTGCCCATGGTGATCAGGTCATCGACCAGCACGCCCAGATAGGCCTCATCGCGGCGCGGATGCCAGGACTCGAGTGATTTCGCCCGGCGGGCAGCGTTGAGCCCGGCCAAAAGCCCCTGAGCACCGGCCTCTTCGTACCCAGTGGTACCGTTGATTTGCCCGGCGAAAAACAGGTTGTGGATAAATTTTGTCTCCAGCGAGTGCCTGAGATCCCGCGGGTCGAAGAAATCGTACTCGATGGCGTAGCCCGGGCGCGTGATATGGGCGTTTTCCAGCCCCTTCATCGAGCGCACCACCTGAAGCTGCACATCGAAGGGCAGCGAGGTGGAAATGCCGTTCGGGTAGAGCTCATGGGTGTCCAACCCTTCGGGCTCGATGAAGACCTGATGGCTCGACTTGTCCGCGAAACGGTGAACCTTGTCTTCGATCGACGGGCAGTAGCGCGGGCCGGTGCTTTCGATCACGCCGGAGTACATCGGCGAGCGGTCCAGATTCGCCATGATGATGTCGTGAGCGCGCTGGTTGGTGTGCGCTATATGACAGCTCACCTGGCGCGGGTGCATGTCGCGCGAGCCCAGATAGGACATGACCGGCGTTGGCGTGTCGCCGGGCTGCTCCTCCAGCTGGCTAAAGTCGACACTTCTAGCGTCGATGCGCGGCGGCGTGCCGGTTTTCAGCCGATCGACGCGAAACGGCAGCGCGCGCAGGCGCTCGGCCAGCGCGTTGGAAGGCGGGTCACCCGCACGGCCGCCGCGGCTGGTATCGAGGCCGATGTGAATCACGCCGCCCAGAAATGTACCGGTCGAGAGCACGACGGTTTCACTCATAAAGCGAATGCCGGTTTCGGTGACCACGCCGCGCACAATATCGTTATCCACAACCAGGTCGCCCGCGGCCTGCTGAAAGATCGTCAAGTTCGGCTGGTTTTCGAGCATGCCGCGAATGGCGGCCTTGTAGCGTACCCGGTCGGCTTGAGCGCGCGTGGCGCGTACCGCCGGCCCCTTGCGGGCATTCAACACGCGAAACTGAATACCACCCAGGTCAGTGGCAAGCCCCATGGCGCCGCCCAATGCATCGATTTCCTTGACCAGGTGGCTCTTGCCGATACCGCCAATGGCGGGATTACACGACATTTGGCCTAGGGTTTCGATGTTGTGAGTGAGCAGCAGGGTTTGACAACCCATACGAGCAGAGGCCAACGCGGCTTCGGTTCCCGCATGGCCACCGCCGATGACAATCACGTCAAAGCGGTCGGGGTAATTCAATTAGCACCTCAACTTGGCCCTTTCAAAAAGCGCCGATCGATCGTTTGAGAACGAGGCTCGCCTCGATAAGCCCGCCAGTATAAACCTCCTGTGAATAACAGTCAGGTTTTTCCACACCTTGGTTCGCCAGTACTGATCTACTAATAACAAAATAAAAAATATAAAGAGAAGTTCTGTTGATGTTGTAACTACTGGTGTGGATAAAATCTGTGCATAAGGCATTTAAAATGATATTTTTCAAACTTTTATATTGTTGACCATTCGGTGATTAAAGGGCGTAGTTGCTGCGTAGAAGCGGTGTCGGGGCTGTGGATCGAATGGGTATTTATGCACAGCGCCAAAAAAACACGGCTTATCCACCGATGCATACCGACGCTGTGCGCTCGATTGTGAACATTCGACCTGAACCTTGATAAATGGCTGGAAAGCGTACGTGGCGGGCATGGTGGGCGGACATGAAAAAAATCGAAAAAATGTTGTCCACAGGCAAAAAAAAGAGCCTGTCGCAAGGACAGGCTCGGAAATGGCAGGTTTTGATGAAGGGGGCTGAGCGTATAGCGCGTGCGATATGCGCGTTTCAGTGCTTGAGTACGCGGGCCAAAAACGATTGGGTACGTTCGTGTTGGGGCGTATCGAACAGCTGCTCCGGCGGGCCCTCCTCGGTGATCTCTCCCTTGTGAATGAAGATGACGCGATCGGCGACTTCGCGGGCAAAGCCCATCTCGTGGGTGACGATCACCATGGTCATGCCCTCTCTGGCAAGCTCACGCATGGCGTCGAGCACCTCGCCGATCATCTCCGGGTCGAGCGCCGACGTGGGCTCGTCGAACAGCATCAGCCGGGGTTCCATGGCCAGCGCCCGGGCCAGCGCCACACGCTGCTGTTGGCCGCCGGAGAGCTGGCTGGGGTACTTGTTCGCCTGGTCGGCGATTCCCACTCGGTCGAGCAGGCGCTTGGCGGTTTGGGTCGCCTGATCGCGGCGCTGGCCGCGTACCTTGATCGGCGCCAGGGTGACGTTGTCGATCACGCTCAAATGCGGAAAGAGGTTGAACTGCTGAAACACCATGCCGACTTCGGTGCGGATGGTTTGAAGCGCTTTTGAGCTCTTTCCATAGG
The window above is part of the Halomonas sp. GD1P12 genome. Proteins encoded here:
- a CDS encoding ATP synthase subunit I — its product is MQRFETQRRRTYIVQLTLAQLAIMLLGAALAYPVAGLSGSVSVVTGALVAILPHAFFIQRMGFLRTRGRRAGATHLLRAEAGKFGLTVALFTLVFVAVPPSNPTLFFSAYVAVILTHWLAPWLMLKRRTTD
- a CDS encoding ParB/RepB/Spo0J family partition protein: MTRKRALGRGLDALIGAGARRRDSLDLTSEETFESVDTAPSSVVVEATDNERLERLPLGQLSRGKYQPRRDIQPEALEELADSIRAQGVMQPIVVRPVGQSRYEIIAGERRWRAAQLAELDVIPAVIRDVSDEVALALALIENIQRENLNAVEEAIALKRLGDEFELTQQQIADAVGKSRTQVANLLRLLSLDNEVQTLLERGDLDMGHARALLSLTSAQQRRIAHEVVNNDLTVRATEALVKKLGSDEAARAAPKRSKKTADVTRLETQLGELLGAPVSIDHGQRGKGKVTIRYTSLEELDGILGHIK
- a CDS encoding ParA family protein, with the protein product MSQIIALTNQKGGVGKSTSAVNLAASLASLDRRVLLVDLDPQGHASMGSGIDKYDLDKSVLDVLLGEASAHEAIIRNLPVNFDVLPGNGDLTAAEVELLDRDERQSRLSTALSTVAENYDVVLIDCPPSLNMLTVNALTAAHGVLIPLQCEFYALEGLSALLDTVEQIKESVNPELAISGILRTMYDKRTSLTREVDKQLRDFFGDALLKTTIPRNVKVAEAPSHGLPVTHYARFSRGSQAYRVLAKEMIRKLAL
- the rsmG gene encoding 16S rRNA (guanine(527)-N(7))-methyltransferase RsmG; this encodes MSSLSPLLNDLPADVATRLDSGLETLGLEVSASQRERLLALVALLHKWNRAYNLTAVRDPVEMVSRHVLDSAAIAPFVHGDTLLDVGAGPGLPGLVIAILKPDVQVTLVDSNGKKVRFQRQAIMELSIDNATPTQVRVEAFGERTFDQVVSRAFASLVDFIDLTRTLVEPSGQWLAMKGPGADDELSALPADIVLTARHRLPIPYETAIRQLLILTPEGAL
- the mnmG gene encoding tRNA uridine-5-carboxymethylaminomethyl(34) synthesis enzyme MnmG, giving the protein MNYPDRFDVIVIGGGHAGTEAALASARMGCQTLLLTHNIETLGQMSCNPAIGGIGKSHLVKEIDALGGAMGLATDLGGIQFRVLNARKGPAVRATRAQADRVRYKAAIRGMLENQPNLTIFQQAAGDLVVDNDIVRGVVTETGIRFMSETVVLSTGTFLGGVIHIGLDTSRGGRAGDPPSNALAERLRALPFRVDRLKTGTPPRIDARSVDFSQLEEQPGDTPTPVMSYLGSRDMHPRQVSCHIAHTNQRAHDIIMANLDRSPMYSGVIESTGPRYCPSIEDKVHRFADKSSHQVFIEPEGLDTHELYPNGISTSLPFDVQLQVVRSMKGLENAHITRPGYAIEYDFFDPRDLRHSLETKFIHNLFFAGQINGTTGYEEAGAQGLLAGLNAARRAKSLESWHPRRDEAYLGVLVDDLITMGTKEPYRMFTSRAEYRLMLREDNADLRLTEKGRELGLVDDARFQAFSEKRESIERESARLKSVWVQPNTAAAEKVAEKTGHPLNREYSLADLLKRPELTYADIATLPGLESEAVQSGAVAEQVQIHAKYQGYIDRQQDEIDKLKRHENTPLPAELDYQKVEGLSNEIRQKLMDARPETLAHAARISGVTPAAVSILLIHLKKRRLVGSAEVANG
- a CDS encoding amino acid ABC transporter ATP-binding protein codes for the protein MTANHSSHPAPIVRMEKLNKHFGALHVLNNIDLEITSGEVVVVIGASGSGKSTLIRCINGLEEFQSGTLEVDNNTLKPYGKSSKALQTIRTEVGMVFQQFNLFPHLSVIDNVTLAPIKVRGQRRDQATQTAKRLLDRVGIADQANKYPSQLSGGQQQRVALARALAMEPRLMLFDEPTSALDPEMIGEVLDAMRELAREGMTMVIVTHEMGFAREVADRVIFIHKGEITEEGPPEQLFDTPQHERTQSFLARVLKH